The nucleotide window GGGGGTTCGGGAACATCGGGCATCGACCGGGGGGGCAGCTGGGCCGTCATGATGTGCGGCTCGGGGCCGCCGTTTTCCTGGTGGTAGAGGTAGGATATGACCCGGTTGACGTTGTCCATGGACAGGGCGTGGGCCATGATGCGGTCGCGCTCCTCCTTGTCGGCGATGACGCCGAGCAGGATGATGTCGTTCTGGACGATCTCCACCTCGATGGGTGAGCTGGTGACCTCGAAGTCGGCCATCAGCTGGGCGCGCAGCTCCGCGTATTGGGCCTGTTCGGTGAGAAAGTCGTGTTCCTCCCCCTCATCCTTGAGATAGAGGCGGCTGACCACGCCGCGCTTGTTTTCCACCTTGTCTACGCATTCGTAGATGGTCCTGAGCTGCTCCTGGGAGTCGTATTCGCCCACCAGGTAGAGCCTGCCGAAATAGCAATGGGTGGTGATCTGGCTGGCCCGGATTTCCTTGTTCTTGTACAGCTCGGCCTGGGCGTGCCCCGCGATGATGGCGTCCAGCATCTGCTGTTCCGTGCTTCGCTCGTCCATGGCGGTTTCGTACATGGTCTGTCCGCCGCCGATGAGGGACGAGACATAGGATGGCGCACCGGGAATGAGCCCGAGGCCGAAGGGCACCATGGCGCATCCCGGCAGCAGGAAGATGATGCAACAGATGATTGCCAGTTTCAGTTTGAACATACGCCCTTGTCCCGTGCTTTGAGGTTCCGGTTCCACCCTGTCGGTCCCGGTTGGAATTGAGCAAGAATCCTGCCAGAAATCCGGGCATGGTGAAAAAAGCGCCACAGCCCTTGGGGGGCAAAGATCGCGCAATCACAGGTTGTTATGAAATGCGCGGGTGAAATCTACTAAAAATAGATTCCGCCCATCGAGGTCGACAATGATGGTCCACGGAAAGTGGATTCATGCGGAGGGATCTAATATTTGCCGAGTCCGAGTCGGGGCCAGGCGCCGGTGAAGCCCTTGCACAGGATGACGGTGAACCGGCGGCCCGGTCCGCCCTTGAACGTGGTCTGGTAGTCCATGGGCTCGGACACCGATTCGAACATGCTGGCCAGCGCGGTGGGAGTGCCTTCCTCGTCGCGGGCCCGGATCATGACCGCGTCCCAGCCGACCCGCTCCTGTCCCGGATCGGGCCAAAGGTCGTACTGGTTCATGCGCCGCATTTCCGTCCACGAGCAATAGGTGATGGGCTGGCCGGGCACGTAGAAGGCGAGTTCCGAGGTGATGCCGTAGTTGTCCGAGAAGACGAAGACCTTGTCCGGGTCGAGGAATTCGGTCTGTTTGAGCCGGTCAACCTGTCGGCCCAGGTCTGTCCACCCCTTGAGCCGGTGGGTCGGGTTCAGGTTGTCAGGGACCGGGGCCAGGGGGGAGAGGAAGGTCATTGCCATGAGCAGCATGGCCAGACCGGCAAGGATGGCCCGGCCGCGAAACTTTCGCTGCGGGGATTCCCACCATCCCTTGAGGGCCATGCCGCCCAGGAGCGCCCCGGCCATGAATGCGGCGGCGGTCCAGTTGGCCTCGACCTTGGAGAAGATGGCCTTGAAGGTGATGATGCCCCACAGGGGCCAGAAATAGAGGAGCGCCTGGAGGCCGTGGCGATAGGCCGCGTCGAATCTTCCCACCGGGCCGATCCAGGATTTCCTGAAGGCGGCCCACGATCCGGTCATGGCGAACAGGAACCACCATGGGGCGAACAGGCCGATCTGCGCGCCGAGCATTTCCAGGAACGGCAGGAAGCGGATGCCCGAATGCTTGCCCGGACCGCTGCTTGAAAGCTTTGCCACGTGCTTGTAGGCCACCCAGTCGTTGTCCATGTTCCAGAGCACGATGGGGGCCAGGCCGACGGCCGTGCCGACGAGCGAGGCCAGGAGGAACCGGGCCCAGAACCGGCGGGGCATCTGCCCGCGCAGGTGCAGGATCAGGCAATGGATCACGGCCAGGCCGATAAAGGCGAGCATCATGTATTTGGCCAGGGTGCCGACGGCGATGCACACGGCCAGGATCACGAACGGTCGGTTGGAAGGCGTTGTGTCGGGGTCGTTGCGGGTGGCGGCGGACAGGGCGAAGAAGGCCACGGTCCAGCACAGGATGAGCGGGTTGTCGGTGGTGGCCAGCACGCCCAGCCCGTTCAGCAGCGGCATGGTGGCGGCCACGAAGAGCACGTACACGGCCAGGGAATGCCGTTTCCACACCCGGGACACGCCCACGTAGAGGGCGGCCTGGATTCCGGTCATGCCGATGACCGACCCGAAGCGCACGCCCAGCTCGGTGTTGCCGAAGACCTGCGTCCAGGCGGCGATCACCCAGGCGATGAGCGGCCCTTTGGAGTAGTAGGAAAGCTGCGGGCGGCGAATCCAATCCCAGTACTGGGCCTCGTCCTGCACCAGGTTCAGCTGCCCGGAGGCGACGAACCAGTAGCGGACGGCAAAGGAGGCCAGGATGATCGCAAGGGCGATCAGATCGTATTGTGGCGTGTAGCTGTCTTTCGGGGAAGTCATGTGCTGCTGAGGTATAATAACAAGGGGCGCTTGGCAAGCGTGGGGGTTGCTGAAGCTTGTGAACCACGCTTAGTTGTTATACCTTATATTTTATCAAATCCATTATTTTATAGTTTGGGGGTGTTATGGATACTTCTGAGTTTGGGTTAGAAGATTTTCTCAAAGACCTTTTAGCCTTTGGTTATTTAGATGGAGAAGATGTCGCGCAAGGAATAACACGACAGGTAATTGACCGGGGAGTTGAGTCATTGAGTGAAAAACAAAAGT belongs to Pseudodesulfovibrio portus and includes:
- a CDS encoding BON domain-containing protein, with protein sequence MFKLKLAIICCIIFLLPGCAMVPFGLGLIPGAPSYVSSLIGGGQTMYETAMDERSTEQQMLDAIIAGHAQAELYKNKEIRASQITTHCYFGRLYLVGEYDSQEQLRTIYECVDKVENKRGVVSRLYLKDEGEEHDFLTEQAQYAELRAQLMADFEVTSSPIEVEIVQNDIILLGVIADKEERDRIMAHALSMDNVNRVISYLYHQENGGPEPHIMTAQLPPRSMPDVPEPPIRKNKRQSRPKVTVMPQPRGPVLVVTNPDRGR
- a CDS encoding ArnT family glycosyltransferase; translation: MTSPKDSYTPQYDLIALAIILASFAVRYWFVASGQLNLVQDEAQYWDWIRRPQLSYYSKGPLIAWVIAAWTQVFGNTELGVRFGSVIGMTGIQAALYVGVSRVWKRHSLAVYVLFVAATMPLLNGLGVLATTDNPLILCWTVAFFALSAATRNDPDTTPSNRPFVILAVCIAVGTLAKYMMLAFIGLAVIHCLILHLRGQMPRRFWARFLLASLVGTAVGLAPIVLWNMDNDWVAYKHVAKLSSSGPGKHSGIRFLPFLEMLGAQIGLFAPWWFLFAMTGSWAAFRKSWIGPVGRFDAAYRHGLQALLYFWPLWGIITFKAIFSKVEANWTAAAFMAGALLGGMALKGWWESPQRKFRGRAILAGLAMLLMAMTFLSPLAPVPDNLNPTHRLKGWTDLGRQVDRLKQTEFLDPDKVFVFSDNYGITSELAFYVPGQPITYCSWTEMRRMNQYDLWPDPGQERVGWDAVMIRARDEEGTPTALASMFESVSEPMDYQTTFKGGPGRRFTVILCKGFTGAWPRLGLGKY